GCAAAGGCTTGGCACATCTTCATCACGTGGATGGAGTTGGCGGTGCGGGAGGGGATGGTGGAGGAGGAGAGGTAGGCTATTTTCATAAATGAACAAGCAGCGGTCAATATCTTGGATGATAGTTATGCCCCGCCTTGTCTGCGTAGTTTGGAATTAAGCTTCCAAATCGGATAAAGCAGGGGAAGCCACAGATTGGCAGACATTCTATATTGCCATCTGTCATCATACACAAGTTTTGTGCGTTTGGAAGTGTCATTTTTCATCCTGTTGCCAAAAACATCGTGAACATTTGAGGTACAAAGCACCTCTTCGATATCTTTGCCTTCACTTTCCAAGCTGCAGAATTCATTTATTCTGAGAAGCTGGGTATCAGCTTGGAATACAAGGGATTCGTAGGAAACAAAGAGTGGATCCATCCTTTTAAGATCATTGTTGATATAGCGAATCGTGCGCAACTGATTTTTCCACCAAGCCAGCATGGACATGACAATTGGGCGTGACGGCCTGTTTTTTCGTTTTCTGGTATTTTCATCTGAGACCGCCCACCCCCGGGCATCCCGAACTATATAGATGATATAAACATTAGAGACTAATCCTTCACCTCCCAAATCGATCCAGGGCTGGACCGTGTGTATCGACTTAGAAGAATCCACAAGGTGAGTTGCTTGTGGGTAAAGTGCCTGGGACTTTTCCAGCAGACGTTTATACCATTCCAGTTTGCTATCATTTGGGTTAGGTTGAAGTCCCTGCCACACAGGACAAAACTGAACAGCCTGTCCACAAGAGCAATCACCAGCCTCATTCTTCCACCCCCGGCCATCCGCCAATTGCCGCACTTCACCTAAGCCCACAGCATTTTGGTTGCCTGCAAGCAGATACTGCAAAATAGTAGATCCGCTGTGGCCTGAGCCAAGGATGTAAATTATTGAGGGTTTCATTAATAAATAAAAATGTTATAAAAAGAGGTAGTCACTCAGCTCTTTCTCGATAACATCCAACTCATTCCTGGAAAGAATTTTCATAAACTTATCGACATTTCTTTTTGATGCTTCAGGATCATAGGTCGATCTGGCAGTAGGGGATAGATGAAGAATATCGCAAAGCTTTTCCGTCTCTCTTTTGTGCTCCAGGACAAAAGATTCATACTGGATTGTCGTCACAAGCGGGCTGGCCCATTCCTTTTGATCTCTCAAACTCATAACCTGTCGATACCATTTGCAGAAGAGCTTCACGTCGCGGCCTGGATATGCATAGCCGCCAAAAATGAAGCTGGCAAAGATGCCTCTCGGGTCTCTGTTGACCACGACCACATGCCGATCACCGTAATACTGCGTTGAAAAGACGGGTCGCCAGTATGAGCCGCCCTGGTTGAGTACCACCGGTTTGCCCTGGAAATCACTTCCTGCGCTGGAAAAAAGATCATCAATGAATTGATTTGCTTCCTGTAAAAACGTTTGTTCTTCAACGGGAACAAAAATCTGCTTGCCTCCGGCCTTTTTTCCCCAACGTTTGAGCAGTCTTTGCCGGATGCGCCATTGCACGGAGCCCCAGGCAGAAAGTTTGGTTCTTTCAACCATGGGCATGCCATCATAAGACAAAGCGGCAATACGATTTACAAAGCCATTGACAATTTTCTGGTAGCCTGGAAATAGCCTCAGATAGCTCAAGCCGGGAGGGTTTGCCTTTCTTGGCGGACCAAGGCGCCGGCAAATGTCAATGAATTCATGAATTGCGGAACTTGCTGAATTGACCGAAAATCCCTGGCCAAGGGCAAGGTGCAGGTCCATGAGGCCGCCTGGGTCTTGGATGAGTCTAAATTCCCTGCCTGAAAGGGGATCAAAACAGTCCGGCCGACCAGCGAGGTAGTCGAACACGGCTCCAGAGCCGCAATTCCCAGACCCAAGAACGGCAATTTTAAATATGCTCATATGATCAGACTGGGTTTTTCATGATACAAGAAAATTCAGTAAGACGTTTTGCTATTAAATCATTAGCTTCTCGGCTTGTGTGGGGTCCAATAGGACCCTCAACGTACAAAGACACTTTTTTCTTGTTTTGTTTAAAAATATTTGTAAAGTCAAAAACATGAAGATGCTTTTTCATGTTTAAAAAAAAGTGCTCATGGTTTTCTGGACCTTGCCTATTTACATCACCAGGTTGAGGCAAAACAATCAATGCAGGTATTGCTTTGTTTTTCTTGCATGAATTCGCAAAGCGTTGTATTAGAGATTCGAGCAATAGACATGAATCATTATCGTTGTAAAGCCTCTGCACCCATTTTGCATTCTCTCTTAATATTACCTTAAGTGCATTTCGTTTAGCGATATCAGGCTTACCAATGGCAAGCCAAAATATCAGACTTCGTATTATTCCCATGTGTCGCCCTGGCTTACGCAATAAGCACAACATGGATGGGAAGCCGATAATATCTTTAGTGAACTTTTTGCAGTAGAAGCCATCCAAATTTTGAATGTGCTTGATATGTTGACGATAGGTAACGTAATCTTGAGGGTCTGAAATAATTGACGAATGAAAGGTTAGCTCATTGTCATTAATTGTAAATCGTGGCTTAAATGCGAGAAGATTGCCATATTCAAAGTAATGCTTCCAGTATGATTGAATCCGGACTATTGTCTCAGGAACTACGGCCATAATGACAATTCGTGCTTCGGTTGGAGGATCGTTTTCATAACGGATCAGGGCCTGGTCGAACCCATAATTACCTACGCCATAGTTACCCACATGACAGTGAAGATACTTGGACATAAAATGCGGCCAAGTACAGTCATCCGGTACCAATCGGCAAAAAGCATAAGAATCTCCATACACAGCAACAGGCATTGGTGCATTTTCAAAACCTGGATTGTTGCGCCTTCCTCGACTATCAATCCTATAGGTTACTGCTCCATCTGATGTTGTGTTATGCCATTGTGCATTTGGTCTATGGAGCCATCCAAGTACAGGGTGGAAGGATTGCTTTGCGTGTTTAGCAATTTTTTCTTCAGGGATAATCGGAGCCTTGTCCTTAGTGATTATCAGCCACGGAAAAAATGAACGCAAAATGCGAACCAAGCAAAATAATATCAACTCAACGCAAAAAATCCAGATAAGTAATTTTATAATCACAACGTTTCTAAATATTCAACAATTTGTTTAAGAGATGTTTTTGGCGTTCCAGAACGTCCAGATGTATCCACAACCATATCAGAA
This genomic interval from Desulfonatronovibrio hydrogenovorans DSM 9292 contains the following:
- a CDS encoding sulfotransferase domain-containing protein, encoding MQYLLAGNQNAVGLGEVRQLADGRGWKNEAGDCSCGQAVQFCPVWQGLQPNPNDSKLEWYKRLLEKSQALYPQATHLVDSSKSIHTVQPWIDLGGEGLVSNVYIIYIVRDARGWAVSDENTRKRKNRPSRPIVMSMLAWWKNQLRTIRYINNDLKRMDPLFVSYESLVFQADTQLLRINEFCSLESEGKDIEEVLCTSNVHDVFGNRMKNDTSKRTKLVYDDRWQYRMSANLWLPLLYPIWKLNSKLRRQGGA